The proteins below come from a single Neospora caninum Liverpool complete genome, chromosome IX genomic window:
- a CDS encoding methionine aminopeptidase,related yields the protein MADATGSEVEAEVVQDLSNPDVVTKYRTAADIVNGALKKVISGCIPGADVYALCKTGDAYISEACAKVYNKKENGKKMEKGIAFPTCISINEICGHFSPVEENAETDRVLTEGDVVKIDMGCHIDGYISVVAYTVVCDAALPGIFEGTPGAQQGRISGRKADVIKACWTAAEACMRLVKAGHKSTDLTKTIELAAKQYGCTPLQGVLSHQLKRYVIEGSKCFAGATPGPGEDEPEEFEFEPNEVYGVDIVISSGEGKARDAAIKPTVYKRAVDRTYILKSQLGRHFMSEVQNKYPTLPFSLRGFSDDRACKVGVAEAMRHELLHPYPVMTEKPGEFVAQFKFTLLLLPTGTKKVTGLPLLYEKELDSSHTVEDESLKALLAVSVNPKKLKKKAQVEKKEDGGNA from the exons ATGGCAGACGCGACCGGTTCAGAAGTTGAGGCGGAGGTTGTTCAGGATCTGAGCAATCCTGACGTCGTCACCAAGTACCGCACTGCGGCAGATATCGTAAACGGCGCGCTCAAGAAG GTGATCAGCGGCTGCATTCCGGGAGCGGACGTCTACGCTTTGTGCAAGACAGGCGACGCGTACATCTCGGAAGCATGCGCCAAGGTGTACAacaagaaggagaacgggaaaaagaTGGAGAAAGGCATTGCCTTTCCAACGTGCATCTCCATCAACGAGATTTGCGGACATTTCTCTCCGGTTGAGGAGAACgcggaaacagacagagTTTTGACCGAAGGTGACGTTGTGAAGATTGATATGGGGTGTCACATCGACGGCTATATTTCCGTCGTCGCCTACACAGTTGTATGCGACGCAGCCTTGCCCGGAATCTTTGAAGGCACTCCTGGTGCACAACAAGGACGCATTAGCGGCAGAAAAGCAGATGTCATCAAGGCCTGCTGGACGGCTGCCGAAGCGTGCATGCGACTGGTGAAGGCGGGCCACAAGAGCACAGACCTCACAAAGACCATCGAACTCGCAGCGAAACAATACGGCTGCACTCCTCTTCAG GGTGTCCTGTCTCACCAACTCAAGCGATATGTCATCGAGGGCAGCAAATGCTTTGCCGGCGCAACGCCGGGtccaggcgaagacgag CCGGAAGAGTTTGAGTTCGAACCGAATGAAGTGTACGGTGTCGACATCGTCATCTCATCCG GCGAAGGCAAGGCAAGAGACGCAGCAATCAAACCGACAGTGTACAAGAGGGCTGTCGACCGCACGTACATCCTCAAGTCTCAACTTGGGCGGCACTTCATGAGTGAAGTGCAAAATA AATACCCGACACTGCCATTTTCGCTTCGCGGCTTCTCAGACGACAGAGCATGCAAGGTTGGCGTTGCGGAAGCGATGCGCCACGAGCTCCTTCACCCGTACCCCGTTATGACAG AGAAACCAGGCGAATTCGTAGCCCAGTTCAAATTCactctcctcctcctccccACGGGCACAAAGAAG GTCACCGGTCTCCCCTTGCTGTACGAGAAGGAATTGGATAGCAGTCACACAGTTGAGGATGAAAGCCTAAAGGCATTGCTAGCCGTTTCGGTGAATCCGAAGaaactgaagaagaaggcgcaggtggagaagaaggaagatgGAGGAAACGCTTAG